From the Drosophila willistoni isolate 14030-0811.24 chromosome 2L unlocalized genomic scaffold, UCI_dwil_1.1 Seg168, whole genome shotgun sequence genome, the window cttattttaataatattaaaactaCTTTACTTGGCACACAGAAGTTTGTGTGCTTTTTAAAACTTGGAtccttctcttttttttcatatggAGCGCAAGTAAATAGATAAAATAatagacaacaaaaatgtataaTCAAGATACATACGTgattttgtatttcttctATGGTTGGATCGGCAAAGCGAACCTTCGACGCTGTTTTTGTTACGTCATAATGGTGGTCTACAATTGTTTGAACCTGGAAATGTTAGCGTCAAGTATATAAgacatgatttttctttttcaaattcGGATCACTCACTGGACTAGCAATGAACATTCGAAACGTGGGGaggaaataatatataaatcttagatctaatattttaataaccactaaacaaacacacaaaaatatttatcattCACCAATCAGGCGTGTTCCCGTTTTCGATTTCGCATAAATTTAGTCAAAATCAACtgatacaaaaatttaatcgTTGTTCATTTTCAATTCCAAATAAAGTTTTCAGTCTAAAAATTTCCAATTGTAACCTATTCGAAAACGAGAACAGTTCtgaatatttcaattatttttaaaactatgtacaagtgttttatttttgttctttaatagttttaaaaatattcaaaatacattTCTCATAGTTTTACGGATGTCGATAATATATAGAATTTAGCTTGTGTTTTATGTATCTTTTTGATATCAAAAATGATTGTAGATATagctgtatatatatagattcaCGTgcttatacatacaaatacgCCAAATGCGACATAGAAATGTGTTTGGGTCGTTCCTAAGGTCATAAAGTGCAATCGACTAAAATTAAACGACACTCGGAGCATCCTCGAAAATAGATATAACTAATGATGCATCTCAAACTGCACGATAATAATCAAATGCTAAAGCATAACATTATACATTCCCATAGGCATTTTATTAAAGCAATATTTCCAGCAAAAGAGAGAAGAGTAGAAGTATTTAAATTGCTTGACCATTTGATCTATTAACTAAAGAGCTCTCAGATAAAATCATTTGTTTGGTATCGGAGTAATAATAAATGTGAATTATTGGACAATTGTATAATAAAAACGCATTTTCTTCAAAGCCTTTGTTTgctaataaaatgaaatggaaCAAACAGAACAAAGCAGCATTTATAAAACTCTTGAAATGCCCTTCTCTATAAGCATATTTTATGCGGGTGAATTGTGATATGTTGTACATATAATGCAGGTTctcacatatatgtattattaatCTTCGAagataaatataaaaataattattaaattcttTGTTATGGGATTGCGTGAATCAGATTTTGTGAGATTTATAACTGCCctattaaaagaaatattagaAAAGCTAACACCAAAACGGCAAAGTTTATAAACCCTTGAAATCATTGTCCACTCTTTCTACGCCTCAATGCGATTGCAACATACAAGAAAATTGAGGATCATTCTACTCCattgtaaattaaaatttctaaaacaaaataagttCATTcatatacttttattttcaCAATTTCTTTTTGATACTTGGTACGGCATTCTATTTTCGACTGATTTTGATCTGATTAAGCCGATTCCGATAAATGTGCTATCTACacccaaaaaaagataaaatgcaaaatttcaattaaatatctCAAACACTTCGAATACTGTAGGAATAATAATATGCCTATTCATcaataatattaaaacaacaaaCCTACTAAAGTCATTTTCAATACTATTAAAAGACTTTTCTGTGATACCTTACAATTGCTTTTGGATTGGCTTCCGTTCATTATCGATTTCTGTGACACTCCTGTATGCATATGTAATGCATATGTAAGTCTCTTGGCTTTTACATTTTGGGTTTGTTTTAAGAACATTTAAAACTTTGATAAAATAGTAGATTCTAAAAAATTGGTCACTTAAGTTTTAAGTTTTCGTGACATTTTAGAACATTTGGTTGAAAATTTCTAAAAGATTTCAAAGAAATCATCTTAGAATAAGTTAATTATTACGAAAACGATAACctaatgaatatttttttatgtctTTGGACCAAACCGATCAAATTGTCAAACGATTATTTTAAACTATGACGAAAACTTAATGTATAACACAATTCCAATTCTAAATTTTAAAGCAAAACAGTTTTGAAATTGATATCCTGAAGCATTACATTGCACTTCTgcatacaaaaattaaaaggcTTGATAAAAACCTTTATTATAAAATATCTATTTTATATTCTTGTTGGTATTGCACTgcattatatgtatataaaaagttaCAGATGAATTGTGGGAAGTATGAATAtgaatagacattacatagaCATACgcacatacatagatacatcgATAGATAGACACATTGATAGATGGATGGAGCACAATGAGCTGAATATGAAGATAATGAAAATCGTATACATAGAATCGTACATAGTAGAAATGTGAGTTTGTATCTTTATCAGTGCCTAAAAGTCTAACTTCTCTCTTCCTTTTGATCCATTCTAATAGGTACACATGCAATGGGAATGAATCAAATTATACACACGAGTGTGAATCCAAGTCGATTGATGAATATATTGATTGGGgtcgtatgtacatatagatttatatatatagagataataatatttataatgtgAATATCtgaatatgcatatatatttttgcattcTGCAATTTGTGTATAGGATTCTTTACCAAAGACAATTTATTATCACTGGGTGTTTCCTTAAAGTCCATTATAGTCTGAACCTTTggatttttaataaatataaagtttttttgtaaattttaatttcgatctcaataatttgtttgtttttttttaatgcaaatatgtatgtaatgtTTGAATTTATGgttaaattaatataaatacataaataccaactaaaaaaaaaaagaaatatacaaattataCTAATAAACCATTAAACAAGATCGAAGTTGTAATGTGCAGAAtgtctttatatatatttgtttcttttttttgggatgACAGTACATTTTCCTATATGGGATGTACTTTTTTGGATGAATTCTTAACAAATGCCAAAatgataaaatatttaaaaccaaaatactTACCACTTTGGAGTTCTCTTTCTTGTTTAAGCCTAATGCTCTTAGCATTTGATTGCGCTGTTCCATCATGAGTGTTCTTTCATAGGTATACGCAGAAATGTCGCTGTTAttctataataataataatgaatattATTACTACCAACTATTTCAGGAAatgtatttaatttgattaccaTTTCGACTACTTCAACATCAGCTTCAATTCGAAGATGATATAGGAATGTCTTCAAATCTTTCTTCATTTGAATCGAGTTATCCTCGATTTGAGCAACTGTGAAAATTCGTAGCTTGCAATTACGCCAGGTACGATGTTGTTTCAATAAGAAGGGCAACAACATAAGTAAACCTCCATCGTGAACGATCCACCAGATATCAATGTTGCCACCAATCTAAATAAGAGGATAGAGGATAGAGTACATGTGtataaaacaattcaaatgcCATCCCAAAAATTCACTTTTACTTTATGATTCGATTCTGGATAGAAGTTAATGCCCTTTGGCACCATCAATGCCATATGACAAGCGGCCACTGTTCGTACTGTTTGGATGAATGTCTTCCAACTGTTGCGGCCCTCTTGCCTCCAGCTGTAGGGCCAACCAATAATCACGGTATTTGGCTTCATCCCTCCCAAACCAATTGTTTGAATACTATTGAGAATGTGCGAGTGGGACAAAGAAAGATATATAGAGACTATGGAATGCGCAGATGCTGTTCATCTTTTTGGAGGTATACTTACACTGAGCTCAGACCTTCCCCAATTTCCTGGGCTACAAGAACATCACAAAATCCTTTTACCTTCTCATCTGTCATATATTTGCGTAGAGTATTCTTTGCATCGACAGCTTTATTTGTTATCTTTGTGTGGTCACCCTTTatcacagacacacaaattGTCAATCCTTTGCCAGCCTTCAATTGTGTTGCAAACGAGAATATCTTTCGATATTTTGGCAATAGATTATCATTCAATTTAGAGAGCACCAAAATTTGCGGACGCCAATTTTTCGTATGCGGTGGGCCTTCTTCAAGACGTAGAAGTGAGTATCTAGCTGCGGTGAGTGCCATTCCACGAATGCCATCACCCCATTCCTTCTCGGCGCTGTCAAAAAAGAAAGCACAGAATATTTTAATTGTCAATTCCGATCACTTTGACTTCAGGACTTACCCTCGgtattcaatatatttatagattATGATGGCCATTCCCATTGCAATGAGAGCAAAGTACCATGAAGTCATGATCATTACTGATATGCACAATGTGAGTCCCAGCAAGGATAAACTCCAATGATAGAATTTGAAACGGGGTCTCCAATTTGGCGTTCTCAACAAAGTTTGCACAGCGCAGGCCAAATTGACAAAACCGTAACACATGAGGAAAAACATGGACAATAAAGGCGCCAACAGATCCACATTACCTACAAAccagaacagaaaaaaatgtCAATTCAAAtagtaaagaaaagaaattgaattTGCCAACACATACCCAACAAAATGCCACACTGACAGATGACAATTGTGAGAAGCAGAGCCCTAGTTGGTTCTCCTCGACTTGATGATTTGGCAAATGGTGCCAAAAATGGAATAATTTCATCTCTGGCAATCGCTTGTAGCAATCGTGGAGCACCAGTCAAACTTTGAAGTCCAGCTCCCAAAGTGGACAAAAACGAGCCAATCAATATAACCCACTGATTGGGCCACGCAATATTGGCGACAACCAATTTACCTCCAATCGATTGACCAAATCTATAAgtataataacaaacaaataagAATTATAGACTCTTCTGTTTGATATCACATTGTTAACTTACTTGTCTCTCAACAACAAATTATCAACTGTGCCAGCAAAAAACATGACACTGGATAGATAAACCGTACTTGTTGTCAGAATAGCACATATTGTTCCAATGGGTATACTCTTTTGGGCATCAGCAAGATCTCCCGAACGATTTGAGCCAGCCATAATGCctaaaaaacaacataaaaaaccCCATAAAACACTTATTTAAGTAAACTTTTTAGGCTAATTGTCTTACCCGTCACCGAGGGGAAGAATATGCCAATGAGCAATGTGAATGAAGTTGTTATATCAGCCATAATTTGATTATACGATTGACCTCCAACATTCTCAATATCCACAGAATTTCGGCCATACGATATAAATTGTCCTTTCTCCAAAAATGATGGAAAGATATTGTCATAGAATACGCCACTGGATAGACCCTTAATGCCCTTCACTTTGGTCACATTGTTATCTGAATTGGAAAtagaaaattgtatattttagtacgaaaatatacaaatattttgctaTTCACTTACTTAGGTAATACTCTTCGCATTTGTTATTGGGGCAGTAGATGTCACGTAAGAATGAATCATCTTTTGTGCAATTTTCCAATGGTATATCCTTCAGGAGTCTCTTTCCAAGAACACACATGCTGCAAATTATTTTCTTGTAGTAATTATTTTATATCGTTATTTAATGTAAACTTACTATAACTTCTCATTGCCATTGATATTGTCGAAAATTCCCACATAAACGGCTATAATCGATAGAATTACACAGGCCAATGCAACAGTTGCAAACTTATTGACAAATTTGACACCCACGAACACAATTAAacctaaaataataaaagttttaagaTTAAGTACAGCAAATAACTatagtaaataaaaattaaattcgaCTTACCCATAAATATGAGCAATAATGTGCCATAGACTCTGAAATTGTTATACATTGCGTCTGCATCTTTGGTGAAATCTCCAAAGATCGATGCCCATGGTGCCATATATGTctaaaattattacaaacatgTCATAAGCCTTTGTTTGAGTTTAAAAATTAACTACTTTTATACATACTAAAACAATTTCAACAGCACCAACAATGTACATGGCCGCTGCAAGTGTTGTTCCAGTATAGAACAACATTCCCACCGCCCCGCCAAATTCAGGTCCAAGTGATCTAAGTAAGTATCCAAAAGATTAGGGATTGTAAAGATTCCTTAATGAGTTTGACAAACCTACCGTGATATCATAAAGTAACTCCCTCCTGCGGGTACAACCCCATTCGTTGCGATGGCCGACATTGAAATGGCA encodes:
- the LOC6640936 gene encoding solute carrier family 12 member 4 isoform X7, with the protein product MQNNSAKDDSDDVDIIPSEKNGTMHDTKADSGDIHRDEENQKSTIDPNLYLYDDDLATRPHISTFISSIANYENTIPAATDPDAKPAAPSARMGTLIGVFLPCIQNIFGVILFIRLTWVVGTAGAICGFLIVLTCCCVTMLTAISMSAIATNGVVPAGGSYFMISRSLGPEFGGAVGMLFYTGTTLAAAMYIVGAVEIVLTYMAPWASIFGDFTKDADAMYNNFRVYGTLLLIFMGLIVFVGVKFVNKFATVALACVILSIIAVYVGIFDNINGNEKLYMCVLGKRLLKDIPLENCTKDDSFLRDIYCPNNKCEEYYLNNNVTKVKGIKGLSSGVFYDNIFPSFLEKGQFISYGRNSVDIENVGGQSYNQIMADITTSFTLLIGIFFPSVTGIMAGSNRSGDLADAQKSIPIGTICAILTTSTVYLSSVMFFAGTVDNLLLRDKFGQSIGGKLVVANIAWPNQWVILIGSFLSTLGAGLQSLTGAPRLLQAIARDEIIPFLAPFAKSSSRGEPTRALLLTIVICQCGILLGNVDLLAPLLSMFFLMCYGFVNLACAVQTLLRTPNWRPRFKFYHWSLSLLGLTLCISVMIMTSWYFALIAMGMAIIIYKYIEYRGAEKEWGDGIRGMALTAARYSLLRLEEGPPHTKNWRPQILVLSKLNDNLLPKYRKIFSFATQLKAGKGLTICVSVIKGDHTKITNKAVDAKNTLRKYMTDEKVKGFCDVLVAQEIGEGLSSVIQTIGLGGMKPNTVIIGWPYSWRQEGRNSWKTFIQTVRTVAACHMALMVPKGINFYPESNHKIGGNIDIWWIVHDGGLLMLLPFLLKQHRTWRNCKLRIFTVAQIEDNSIQMKKDLKTFLYHLRIEADVEVVEMNNSDISAYTYERTLMMEQRNQMLRALGLNKKENSKVVQTIVDHHYDVTKTASKVRFADPTIEEIQNHDSQNDEKRNSIDSDGPENLDAPENLSNKDESTEKADDNIKSSVKPDEFNVRRMHTAIKLNEVIVEKSQDAQLVIMNLPGPPREVRAERESNYMEFLEVLTEGLEKVLMVRGGGREVITIYS
- the LOC6640936 gene encoding solute carrier family 12 member 4 isoform X6 is translated as MPDRFQVTKADEDTVLDYQHDESASGKLLGDIHDDEVPDSGDIHRDEENQKSTIDPNLYLYDDDLATRPHISTFISSIANYENTIPAATDPDAKPAAPSARMGTLIGVFLPCIQNIFGVILFIRLTWVVGTAGAICGFLIVLTCCCVTMLTAISMSAIATNGVVPAGGSYFMISRSLGPEFGGAVGMLFYTGTTLAAAMYIVGAVEIVLTYMAPWASIFGDFTKDADAMYNNFRVYGTLLLIFMGLIVFVGVKFVNKFATVALACVILSIIAVYVGIFDNINGNEKLYMCVLGKRLLKDIPLENCTKDDSFLRDIYCPNNKCEEYYLNNNVTKVKGIKGLSSGVFYDNIFPSFLEKGQFISYGRNSVDIENVGGQSYNQIMADITTSFTLLIGIFFPSVTGIMAGSNRSGDLADAQKSIPIGTICAILTTSTVYLSSVMFFAGTVDNLLLRDKFGQSIGGKLVVANIAWPNQWVILIGSFLSTLGAGLQSLTGAPRLLQAIARDEIIPFLAPFAKSSSRGEPTRALLLTIVICQCGILLGNVDLLAPLLSMFFLMCYGFVNLACAVQTLLRTPNWRPRFKFYHWSLSLLGLTLCISVMIMTSWYFALIAMGMAIIIYKYIEYRGAEKEWGDGIRGMALTAARYSLLRLEEGPPHTKNWRPQILVLSKLNDNLLPKYRKIFSFATQLKAGKGLTICVSVIKGDHTKITNKAVDAKNTLRKYMTDEKVKGFCDVLVAQEIGEGLSSVIQTIGLGGMKPNTVIIGWPYSWRQEGRNSWKTFIQTVRTVAACHMALMVPKGINFYPESNHKIGGNIDIWWIVHDGGLLMLLPFLLKQHRTWRNCKLRIFTVAQIEDNSIQMKKDLKTFLYHLRIEADVEVVEMNNSDISAYTYERTLMMEQRNQMLRALGLNKKENSKVVQTIVDHHYDVTKTASKVRFADPTIEEIQNHDSQNDEKRNSIDSDGPENLDAPENLSNKDESTEKADDNIKSSVKPDEFNVRRMHTAIKLNEVIVEKSQDAQLVIMNLPGPPREVRAERESNYMEFLEVLTEGLEKVLMVRGGGREVITIYS
- the LOC6640936 gene encoding solute carrier family 12 member 4 isoform X2, whose amino-acid sequence is MPDRFQVTKADEDTVLDYQHDESASGKLLGDIHDDEVPDSGDIHRDEENQKSTIDPNLYLYDDDLATRPHISTFISSIANYENTIPAATDPDAKPAAPSARMGTLIGVFLPCIQNIFGVILFIRLTWVVGTAGAICGFLIVLTCCCVTMLTAISMSAIATNGVVPAGGSYFMISRSLGPEFGGAVGMLFYTGTTLAAAMYIVGAVEIVLTYMAPWASIFGDFTKDADAMYNNFRVYGTLLLIFMGLIVFVGVKFVNKFATVALACVILSIIAVYVGIFDNINGNEKLYMCVLGKRLLKDIPLENCTKDDSFLRDIYCPNNKCEEYYLNNNVTKVKGIKGLSSGVFYDNIFPSFLEKGQFISYGRNSVDIENVGGQSYNQIMADITTSFTLLIGIFFPSVTGIMAGSNRSGDLADAQKSIPIGTICAILTTSTVYLSSVMFFAGTVDNLLLRDKFGQSIGGKLVVANIAWPNQWVILIGSFLSTLGAGLQSLTGAPRLLQAIARDEIIPFLAPFAKSSSRGEPTRALLLTIVICQCGILLGNVDLLAPLLSMFFLMCYGFVNLACAVQTLLRTPNWRPRFKFYHWSLSLLGLTLCISVMIMTSWYFALIAMGMAIIIYKYIEYRGAEKEWGDGIRGMALTAARYSLLRLEEGPPHTKNWRPQILVLSKLNDNLLPKYRKIFSFATQLKAGKGLTICVSVIKGDHTKITNKAVDAKNTLRKYMTDEKVKGFCDVLVAQEIGEGLSSVIQTIGLGGMKPNTVIIGWPYSWRQEGRNSWKTFIQTVRTVAACHMALMVPKGINFYPESNHKIGGNIDIWWIVHDGGLLMLLPFLLKQHRTWRNCKLRIFTVAQIEDNSIQMKKDLKTFLYHLRIEADVEVVEMNNSDISAYTYERTLMMEQRNQMLRALGLNKKENSKVVQTIMDFKETPSDNKLSLVQTIVDHHYDVTKTASKVRFADPTIEEIQNHDSQNDEKRNSIDSDGPENLDAPENLSNKDESTEKADDNIKSSVKPDEFNVRRMHTAIKLNEVIVEKSQDAQLVIMNLPGPPREVRAERESNYMEFLEVLTEGLEKVLMVRGGGREVITIYS
- the LOC6640936 gene encoding solute carrier family 12 member 6 isoform X4; the encoded protein is MQNNSAKDDSDDVDIIPSEKNGTMHDTKADSGDIHRDEENQKSTIDPNLYLYDDDLATRPHISTFISSIANYENTIPAATDPDAKPAAPSARMGTLIGVFLPCIQNIFGVILFIRLTWVVGTAGAICGFLIVLTCCCVTMLTAISMSAIATNGVVPAGGSYFMISRSLGPEFGGAVGMLFYTGTTLAAAMYIVGAVEIVLTYMAPWASIFGDFTKDADAMYNNFRVYGTLLLIFMGLIVFVGVKFVNKFATVALACVILSIIAVYVGIFDNINGNEKLYMCVLGKRLLKDIPLENCTKDDSFLRDIYCPNNKCEEYYLNNNVTKVKGIKGLSSGVFYDNIFPSFLEKGQFISYGRNSVDIENVGGQSYNQIMADITTSFTLLIGIFFPSVTGIMAGSNRSGDLADAQKSIPIGTICAILTTSTVYLSSVMFFAGTVDNLLLRDKFGQSIGGKLVVANIAWPNQWVILIGSFLSTLGAGLQSLTGAPRLLQAIARDEIIPFLAPFAKSSSRGEPTRALLLTIVICQCGILLGNVDLLAPLLSMFFLMCYGFVNLACAVQTLLRTPNWRPRFKFYHWSLSLLGLTLCISVMIMTSWYFALIAMGMAIIIYKYIEYRGAEKEWGDGIRGMALTAARYSLLRLEEGPPHTKNWRPQILVLSKLNDNLLPKYRKIFSFATQLKAGKGLTICVSVIKGDHTKITNKAVDAKNTLRKYMTDEKVKGFCDVLVAQEIGEGLSSVIQTIGLGGMKPNTVIIGWPYSWRQEGRNSWKTFIQTVRTVAACHMALMVPKGINFYPESNHKIGGNIDIWWIVHDGGLLMLLPFLLKQHRTWRNCKLRIFTVAQIEDNSIQMKKDLKTFLYHLRIEADVEVVEMNNSDISAYTYERTLMMEQRNQMLRALGLNKKENSKVVQTIMDFKETPSDNKLSLVQTIVDHHYDVTKTASKVRFADPTIEEIQNHDSQNDEKRNSIDSDGPENLDAPENLSNKDESTEKADDNIKSSVKPDEFNVRRMHTAIKLNEVIVEKSQDAQLVIMNLPGPPREVRAERESNYMEFLEVLTEGLEKVLMVRGGGREVITIYS
- the LOC6640936 gene encoding solute carrier family 12 member 4 isoform X1, which encodes MPDRFQVTKADEDTVLDYQHDESASGKLLGDIHDDEVPDSGDIHRDEENQKSTIDPNLYLYDDDLATRPHISTFISSIANYENTIPAATDPDAKPAAPSARMGTLIGVFLPCIQNIFGVILFIRLTWVVGTAGAICGFLIVLTCCCVTMLTAISMSAIATNGVVPAGGSYFMISRSLGPEFGGAVGMLFYTGTTLAAAMYIVGAVEIVLTYMAPWASIFGDFTKDADAMYNNFRVYGTLLLIFMGLIVFVGVKFVNKFATVALACVILSIIAVYVGIFDNINGNEKLYMCVLGKRLLKDIPLENCTKDDSFLRDIYCPNNKCEEYYLNNNVTKVKGIKGLSSGVFYDNIFPSFLEKGQFISYGRNSVDIENVGGQSYNQIMADITTSFTLLIGIFFPSVTGIMAGSNRSGDLADAQKSIPIGTICAILTTSTVYLSSVMFFAGTVDNLLLRDKFGQSIGGKLVVANIAWPNQWVILIGSFLSTLGAGLQSLTGAPRLLQAIARDEIIPFLAPFAKSSSRGEPTRALLLTIVICQCGILLGNVDLLAPLLSMFFLMCYGFVNLACAVQTLLRTPNWRPRFKFYHWSLSLLGLTLCISVMIMTSWYFALIAMGMAIIIYKYIEYRGAEKEWGDGIRGMALTAARYSLLRLEEGPPHTKNWRPQILVLSKLNDNLLPKYRKIFSFATQLKAGKGLTICVSVIKGDHTKITNKAVDAKNTLRKYMTDEKVKGFCDVLVAQEIGEGLSSVIQTIGLGGMKPNTVIIGWPYSWRQEGRNSWKTFIQTVRTVAACHMALMVPKGINFYPESNHKVKIGGNIDIWWIVHDGGLLMLLPFLLKQHRTWRNCKLRIFTVAQIEDNSIQMKKDLKTFLYHLRIEADVEVVEMNNSDISAYTYERTLMMEQRNQMLRALGLNKKENSKVVQTIMDFKETPSDNKLSLVQTIVDHHYDVTKTASKVRFADPTIEEIQNHDSQNDEKRNSIDSDGPENLDAPENLSNKDESTEKADDNIKSSVKPDEFNVRRMHTAIKLNEVIVEKSQDAQLVIMNLPGPPREVRAERESNYMEFLEVLTEGLEKVLMVRGGGREVITIYS
- the LOC6640936 gene encoding solute carrier family 12 member 4 isoform X3 codes for the protein MQNNSAKDDSDDVDIIPSEKNGTMHDTKADSGDIHRDEENQKSTIDPNLYLYDDDLATRPHISTFISSIANYENTIPAATDPDAKPAAPSARMGTLIGVFLPCIQNIFGVILFIRLTWVVGTAGAICGFLIVLTCCCVTMLTAISMSAIATNGVVPAGGSYFMISRSLGPEFGGAVGMLFYTGTTLAAAMYIVGAVEIVLTYMAPWASIFGDFTKDADAMYNNFRVYGTLLLIFMGLIVFVGVKFVNKFATVALACVILSIIAVYVGIFDNINGNEKLYMCVLGKRLLKDIPLENCTKDDSFLRDIYCPNNKCEEYYLNNNVTKVKGIKGLSSGVFYDNIFPSFLEKGQFISYGRNSVDIENVGGQSYNQIMADITTSFTLLIGIFFPSVTGIMAGSNRSGDLADAQKSIPIGTICAILTTSTVYLSSVMFFAGTVDNLLLRDKFGQSIGGKLVVANIAWPNQWVILIGSFLSTLGAGLQSLTGAPRLLQAIARDEIIPFLAPFAKSSSRGEPTRALLLTIVICQCGILLGNVDLLAPLLSMFFLMCYGFVNLACAVQTLLRTPNWRPRFKFYHWSLSLLGLTLCISVMIMTSWYFALIAMGMAIIIYKYIEYRGAEKEWGDGIRGMALTAARYSLLRLEEGPPHTKNWRPQILVLSKLNDNLLPKYRKIFSFATQLKAGKGLTICVSVIKGDHTKITNKAVDAKNTLRKYMTDEKVKGFCDVLVAQEIGEGLSSVIQTIGLGGMKPNTVIIGWPYSWRQEGRNSWKTFIQTVRTVAACHMALMVPKGINFYPESNHKVKIGGNIDIWWIVHDGGLLMLLPFLLKQHRTWRNCKLRIFTVAQIEDNSIQMKKDLKTFLYHLRIEADVEVVEMNNSDISAYTYERTLMMEQRNQMLRALGLNKKENSKVVQTIMDFKETPSDNKLSLVQTIVDHHYDVTKTASKVRFADPTIEEIQNHDSQNDEKRNSIDSDGPENLDAPENLSNKDESTEKADDNIKSSVKPDEFNVRRMHTAIKLNEVIVEKSQDAQLVIMNLPGPPREVRAERESNYMEFLEVLTEGLEKVLMVRGGGREVITIYS
- the LOC6640936 gene encoding solute carrier family 12 member 4 isoform X5, translated to MPDRFQVTKADEDTVLDYQHDESASGKLLGDIHDDEVPDSGDIHRDEENQKSTIDPNLYLYDDDLATRPHISTFISSIANYENTIPAATDPDAKPAAPSARMGTLIGVFLPCIQNIFGVILFIRLTWVVGTAGAICGFLIVLTCCCVTMLTAISMSAIATNGVVPAGGSYFMISRSLGPEFGGAVGMLFYTGTTLAAAMYIVGAVEIVLTYMAPWASIFGDFTKDADAMYNNFRVYGTLLLIFMGLIVFVGVKFVNKFATVALACVILSIIAVYVGIFDNINGNEKLYMCVLGKRLLKDIPLENCTKDDSFLRDIYCPNNKCEEYYLNNNVTKVKGIKGLSSGVFYDNIFPSFLEKGQFISYGRNSVDIENVGGQSYNQIMADITTSFTLLIGIFFPSVTGIMAGSNRSGDLADAQKSIPIGTICAILTTSTVYLSSVMFFAGTVDNLLLRDKFGQSIGGKLVVANIAWPNQWVILIGSFLSTLGAGLQSLTGAPRLLQAIARDEIIPFLAPFAKSSSRGEPTRALLLTIVICQCGILLGNVDLLAPLLSMFFLMCYGFVNLACAVQTLLRTPNWRPRFKFYHWSLSLLGLTLCISVMIMTSWYFALIAMGMAIIIYKYIEYRGAEKEWGDGIRGMALTAARYSLLRLEEGPPHTKNWRPQILVLSKLNDNLLPKYRKIFSFATQLKAGKGLTICVSVIKGDHTKITNKAVDAKNTLRKYMTDEKVKGFCDVLVAQEIGEGLSSVIQTIGLGGMKPNTVIIGWPYSWRQEGRNSWKTFIQTVRTVAACHMALMVPKGINFYPESNHKVKIGGNIDIWWIVHDGGLLMLLPFLLKQHRTWRNCKLRIFTVAQIEDNSIQMKKDLKTFLYHLRIEADVEVVEMNNSDISAYTYERTLMMEQRNQMLRALGLNKKENSKVVQTIVDHHYDVTKTASKVRFADPTIEEIQNHDSQNDEKRNSIDSDGPENLDAPENLSNKDESTEKADDNIKSSVKPDEFNVRRMHTAIKLNEVIVEKSQDAQLVIMNLPGPPREVRAERESNYMEFLEVLTEGLEKVLMVRGGGREVITIYS
- the LOC6640936 gene encoding solute carrier family 12 member 6 isoform X10 → MQNNSAKDDSDDVDIIPSEKNGTMHDTKADSGDIHRDEENQKSTIDPNLYLYDDDLATRPHISTFISSIANYENTIPAATDPDAKPAAPSARMGTLIGVFLPCIQNIFGVILFIRLTWVVGTAGAICGFLIVLTCCCVTMLTAISMSAIATNGVVPAGGSYFMISRSLGPEFGGAVGMLFYTGTTLAAAMYIVGAVEIVLTYMAPWASIFGDFTKDADAMYNNFRVYGTLLLIFMGLIVFVGVKFVNKFATVALACVILSIIAVYVGIFDNINGNEKLYMCVLGKRLLKDIPLENCTKDDSFLRDIYCPNNKCEEYYLNNNVTKVKGIKGLSSGVFYDNIFPSFLEKGQFISYGRNSVDIENVGGQSYNQIMADITTSFTLLIGIFFPSVTGIMAGSNRSGDLADAQKSIPIGTICAILTTSTVYLSSVMFFAGTVDNLLLRDKFGQSIGGKLVVANIAWPNQWVILIGSFLSTLGAGLQSLTGAPRLLQAIARDEIIPFLAPFAKSSSRGEPTRALLLTIVICQCGILLGNVDLLAPLLSMFFLMCYGFVNLACAVQTLLRTPNWRPRFKFYHWSLSLLGLTLCISVMIMTSWYFALIAMGMAIIIYKYIEYRGAEKEWGDGIRGMALTAARYSLLRLEEGPPHTKNWRPQILVLSKLNDNLLPKYRKIFSFATQLKAGKGLTICVSVIKGDHTKITNKAVDAKNTLRKYMTDEKVKGFCDVLVAQEIGEGLSSVIQTIGLGGMKPNTVIIGWPYSWRQEGRNSWKTFIQTVRTVAACHMALMVPKGINFYPESNHKIGGNIDIWWIVHDGGLLMLLPFLLKQHRTWRNCKLRIFTVAQIEDNSIQMKKDLKTFLYHLRIEADVEVVEMNNSDISAYTYERTLMMEQRNQMLRALGLNKKENSKVDSQNDEKRNSIDSDGPENLDAPENLSNKDESTEKADDNIKSSVKPDEFNVRRMHTAIKLNEVIVEKSQDAQLVIMNLPGPPREVRAERESNYMEFLEVLTEGLEKVLMVRGGGREVITIYS